One region of Hyphomicrobiales bacterium genomic DNA includes:
- a CDS encoding IS630 family transposase: TLIEEIAAWEHDRNAHHTKSDWHFTTKDARTKLKHLYPSI; the protein is encoded by the coding sequence ACCCTCATCGAGGAAATCGCCGCCTGGGAGCACGATCGCAATGCCCATCACACCAAGTCCGACTGGCACTTCACCACCAAAGACGCTCGCACTAAACTCAAGCATCTATACCCTTCAATCTGA